The DNA window ccggTGGCGGGGCCGGtaccggggccgggccgggccgggaccGATCGCGGCGCGATGCAGAAATACGAGAAGCTGGAGAAGATCGGCGAAGGTgcggcagggctggggcagtaCCGAGGGAGCCGGTGCATGCGGGGCCCGGCGGCGGTGTCGGTACCGGGGGCTCTGCCATGACCCCGTTCCGTCCCCGCAGGCACCTACGGGACCGTGTTCAAGGCCAAGAACCGGGAGACGCACGAGATCGTGGCGCTGAAGCGGGTGCGGCTGGACGACGATGATGAGGTGAGGGGGGGCCGGGGCTGGGACCCTCCCGGTACCCCCCCCGGTACCTCCGGGGACCCCCGGGGACCCCCGGCTCCCACAACCCGCGTGTCCCGCAGGGGGTGCCCAGCTCGGCGCTGCGAGAGATCTGCCTGCTCAAGGAGCTCAAGCACAAGAACATTGTCAGGTACCGGGGGCACCGGGAGTACCGGGGGCTGGGCTCGGGGGCTGCTCCTGCCGGTGCCCCGAGCCCGGCCGGGCGCTGGGGGCTCAGCGACCCCTGCCCCGCAGGCTCCATGACGTTCTGCACAGCGACAAGAAGCTGACCCTGGTCTTTGAGTTTTGCGACCAGGTGAGCACCGGAGGCACCGGGGACTGGGGGGATACGGGACTCCGGGAGGGGCACGGGGACCCTGGGGGTCTCTGAGGGTCACCGCTGCCTGCTGCCCCCCTCGCTCCCCCCAGGACCTGAAGAAATACTTTGACAGCTGTAACGGGGATCTGGACCCCGAGATCGTCAAGGTGGGTGTGGCGGTGCCGGGGCCCGGGGGGTGCCTGGGGTGTGCCCGGGGGTGCCCGGTGCTGACGGAGCCGCCCGTGCCCGCAGTCCTTCATGTACCAGCTGCTGAAGGGGCTCGCCTTCTGCCACAGCCGCAACGTGCTGCACCGCGACCTGAAACCGCAGAATCTGCTCATCAACCGGGTGGGCACGGCGGGGGCACGGCGGGGACACGGGCTGGGACACGGGCGGGACACGGGGTGACGGGCTGGGCACTCACACCTGCGAGCGGGGCTGTGCTCGGGGGTGGCACTTGGGAATGACGCTGGCTGGttggctgtctgtctgtctatgCTGGGCAGTCAcacctgggagcagggctgtgctcaggggtCACACTTGGGAATGggggctgtctgtctgtccatctgtcctGGGCACTCACACCTgcaagcagggctgggagcaggggtggCATTTGGGAATGGGgttgtctgtctgtcctgggcAGTCACACCTGTGagtggggctgtgctctggggttGCACTTGGAAATGGGGGCTGTCGGGCTGTCTGTCTGGGTGTCTGTCTGACCTGGGCAGAGAAACCTGCGAGCAGGGCTGTCTGTCGATCCTGGGCAATCACACCTGGGAATGGGGGCTGTCTGTGTGTTTGTCCTGGGCACTCAcacctgggagcagggctgtggtcaGGTGTCACACTTGGAAGCGGAGGCTGTGCGTCTGTCCTGGTGTCTGTCCAGCCCCATTTGCGATCTCTGCCGTGTTCCCAGTGatgggcaggcagcagtgccGCAGTCCCTGGGGTTGGGGGATGCAGTGGGGCCCCTCAGGCTGAGCCCTCTGTCCCCCCAGAACGGGGAGCTCAAGCTGGCAGATTTCGGGCTGGCTCGGGCCTTCGGCATCCCTGTGCGCTGCTACTCGGCTGAGGTGAGCGGGGCCCTGcggctcctggggctggggatggggctcctggggctggggctcctggggctggggctggggctcctggggctCGGGATggggctcctggccctgccctgccggccggggctgtccctgtccctgtgccagtgtccctgtccctcccaggtGGTCACTCTGTGGTACCGGCCCCCAGACGTTCTCTTCGGGGCCAAGCTCTACTCCACCTCCATCGACATGTGGTCAGCTGGGTGCATCTTTGCGGGTACACTGGGGGGcctgggggctggagggggccTGGGGGGCCACGGGGGCCTCTGGGAACCACCCCTGTCCCCCCAGAGCTGGCCAACGCCGGGCGGCCCCTCTTCCCGGGCAATGACGTGGACGACCAGCTGAAGAGGATCTTCAGATATCCTTGGGAGTGGGGAGCTCAGGGGATGGGGAGCCCAAAGGAATGGGGACTgcccctgggaatggggagccCCAGAATGGATTGTCTGGGAATGGAGACTgcccctgggaatggggagccCCAGAATGGATtgcctgggaatggggagcCCAAAGGAATGGGGACTgcccctgggaatggggaatccCATGGGAAGGGGAGCCATGCATGCTGATCCCTCCAGaatggggaccccaaaatggggGATTGGGGAAATCCTGCAATGGAGACTTTCCCGGGAATGGGGAGCCCTGCAGAGTAAGAACCCTTTGGAATGGAGAGCTCTGAGAACGAGGATCCCTTGGAATGGGAGCCCCctcggctgggcaggggcaggggcaggtgcTGGGTGTCCCCACGGTGGCCCTTGACTGTCCCCACGCTGCTGGGGACCCCCACGGAGGAGCAGTGGCCGGCCATGGCCAAGCTGCCGGACTACAAGGTGAGGGCAGGGGACTGGGGGGTCAGAGGGGATGAGGGgtctgggggagctgggggtcacccgtgtgtccccagccctACCCCATGTACCCAGCTACCACCTCCCTGGTCAACGTGGTGCCCAAGCTGAATGCCACCGGCCGGGACCTGCTGCAGGTGAGAGCcgtgccctgtgtcccctgcccctgtgcccccctgtgcccctgtgcccccctgcccctgtgcccccctgcccctgtgccccctgcccctgtgtccctgcccctgtgtccctgcccctaTGCTCCCCACCTCTGTGCCCCCCTACCGCTGTGCTCCTGCCTATGCCCCCCaacccctgtgcccccctgcccctgtgcccttctgcctgtgtccccatgcccctgtgccccccgcCTCTGtgcccccctgcccctgtgctcctgcctaTGCCCCCCAacccctgtgctccctgtgcctgtgcccccctgtccctgtgtcccctgtctcTGTACCCCCTGCCACtgtgcccccctgtgccccctgcccctATGTCCCccaccctggtgtcccccatcctgcctgccccctgcccctgtcccagcaCTGTGTCCCCCACCCGTGTCATCCCTGCCCACCCCATAAGGGCTCTGGCTCCCGGGAGTGGGTGAGTGGGTGCCCTCCCCCTCGCAGCCCCCTGCCCGCGTGGggggctgtgggctgggaggCTCCGTGCCGTCCCCCTcagccccccgtgccccccagAACCTGCTCAAGTGCAATCCGGTGCAGCGCATCTCGGCGGAGGAGGCCCTGCAGCACCCCTACTTCACCGACTTCTGCCCCCCCTAGGGCCCCCGAGGCCCCGGACCCCCTGAGGGggtgccagcccctgccagccccccgACTGCAGCCCCCCCAGTATTTAT is part of the Ammospiza nelsoni isolate bAmmNel1 chromosome 1, bAmmNel1.pri, whole genome shotgun sequence genome and encodes:
- the CDK5 gene encoding cyclin-dependent kinase 5; translation: MQKYEKLEKIGEGTYGTVFKAKNRETHEIVALKRVRLDDDDEGVPSSALREICLLKELKHKNIVRLHDVLHSDKKLTLVFEFCDQDLKKYFDSCNGDLDPEIVKSFMYQLLKGLAFCHSRNVLHRDLKPQNLLINRNGELKLADFGLARAFGIPVRCYSAEVVTLWYRPPDVLFGAKLYSTSIDMWSAGCIFAELANAGRPLFPGNDVDDQLKRIFRLLGTPTEEQWPAMAKLPDYKPYPMYPATTSLVNVVPKLNATGRDLLQNLLKCNPVQRISAEEALQHPYFTDFCPP